A region of Vicia villosa cultivar HV-30 ecotype Madison, WI unplaced genomic scaffold, Vvil1.0 ctg.000910F_1_1, whole genome shotgun sequence DNA encodes the following proteins:
- the LOC131632142 gene encoding uncharacterized protein LOC131632142 isoform X2 has product MQKPTRNSRTCTTGILTWPENSSPTAFTGHRPHQPSRDIGDVLHGKKLTENEEHNLAKWKPSSGYSRVNEATGNGIFLPNAENTTSKVNAAKSKDSGIFSANAEDTTSEANGANSKDKTSIRVYQQAMDGISKILLNAEESISPEKPASLTGAAKQRELGGTSQNEPGTNSKKLMSSSKTKEIGGNDIFASPRETMPRSLAAAKSNAAGIRSNVPSEESVQKNSKKMHGQKYADLTGNNIFKGDVTPESAEKPLSMVAKLREMKGNDIFADGKAVNRDRLLGARRHAGGGSDIFSDGKAENRDHILGARKPTGGASNIFSDGKAENRDRLLGARRHAGGGSNIFSDGIAENRDRILGARKPPGGTSSIVLD; this is encoded by the exons ATGCAGAAACCTACCAGAAACTCTCGCACCTGTACCACCGGTATCCTCACGTGGCCGGAAAACTCTTCACCGACCGCTTTCACCGGCCACCGTCCTCACCAG CCTTCACGTGACATCGGTGATGTTCTTCATGGCAAAAAACTCACCGAGAATGAAGAACATAATTTAGCCAAGTg GAAACCAAGTTCGGGGTATTCTAGAGTGAACGAGGCGACTGGAAATGGTATATTTTTGCCAAATGCTGAGAATACCACATCTAAAGTCAATGCTGCAAAGTCTAAAGACAGTGGTATATTTTCCGCAAATGCTGAGGATACCACATCAGAAGCCAATGGTGCCAACTCTAAAGACAAAACAAGCATTCGTGTATATCAG CAAGCAATGGATGGAATTAGTAAGATATTACTCAACGCTGAAGAAAGCATTTCTCCTGAGAAGCCAGCCTCTTTAACTGGGGCAGCAAAGCAGCGTGAACTTGGCGGAACATCTCAAAATGAACCGGGCACAAATAGCAAGAAACTGATGTCAAGTTCCAAGACCAAGGAGATCGGAGGAAATGATATATTTGCTTCTCCTCGTGAAACTATGCCCCGTTCATTGGCTGCTGCAAAATCTAAT GCTGCCGGTATCCGAAGTAATGTACCCAGTGAAGAATCAGttcagaagaactcaaagaaaatgcATGGCCAGAAGTATGCAGACCTGACAGGCAATAATATTTTCAAGGGAGATGTTACTCCAGAATCAGCGGAAAAACCTCTAAGCATGGTGGCTAAACTTAGAGAAATGAAAGGCAATGACATATTTGCTGACGGAAAGGCAGTAAACAGAGACCGTTTACTAG GTGCCCGCAGACACGCAGGTGGAGGAAGCGACATATTTTCTGATGGAAAAGCAGAAAACAGGGATCATATACTAGGTGCCCGCAAACCCACTGGTGGAGCAAGCAACATATTTTCTGACGGAAAGGCAGAAAACAGAGACCGTTTACTAGGTGCCCGCAGACACGCAGGTGGAGGAAGCAACATATTTTCTGATGGAATAGCAGAAAACAGAGACCGAATACTAGGTGCCCGCAAACCCCCTGGTGGAACAAGCAGCATTGTCCTGGATTAA
- the LOC131632099 gene encoding uncharacterized protein LOC131632099 — MDKVSSDCPYPGCFFCVMKEANPSKRRASVLKFFRELPCQDDDGQVLPISGLWNTAMAHPNDPEFIELGIFECMSALIWKGLKNRRWLSHDQNIYIPYYAAHIIGSYTMNMEEFAESAVHAGVIPPLVELLRGRLTWVEQRVAVRALGHLATYASTFPTVASHGEILELSIQLAMSSLEIVYSHFYQYVDRRLSYHCDLLTRGMGGVEMESRKAEEWASQLQCWSLQLINCFAFKPEFLPTICKQEFLTKLPGMWGGLVNENSPAGIGLLRTICHQKLGRGPVANCPGIIEALCNIARSSDDWQYMAIDCLLWLLQDPNTCHKVIDKVVPALVDLAEITTLGDHKKLGDSIVNVLQDCVESQGSGRSSISSRTKEQIEDLLSSKQRLKWEKNMPKEDLHIKQAAALVVKLEGNSLFSSGNISGAASKYSEALALCPMRSKKERVVLYSNRAQCYLLLQQPLAAISDATRALCLHRPVNRHAKSLWRRAQAYDMLGLAKESLLDAILFINECSQSNDPDLSLRQNKVPDYAERLVKKQMRAAWLFREAAIKHGGVHNQGDGGDIYGPETDDSEWETASESDMGNDGIGDDDDGDWNNDDERKD, encoded by the exons ATGGATAAAGTTTCATCGGACTGTCCGTACCCGGGATGCTTCTTTTGTGTCATGAAGGAAGCGAATCCGAGCAAACGCAGAGCAAGTGTACTGAAGTTCTTCAGAGAGCTCCCGTGTCAAGATGACGATGGTCAGGTTCTTCCTATCAGTGGTCTTTGGAATACGGCAATGGCGCATCCGAATGACCCTGAATTCATTGAGCTGGGAATATTTGAATGCATGTCTGCTCTCATATGGAAAGGGCTGAAGAATCGACGCTGGCTTTCTCATGACCAGAATATATACATTCCTTATTATGCAGCTCATATCATTGGTTCGTACACGATGAATATGGAGGAATTTGCTGAAAGTGCTGTGCATGCTGGTGTTATTCCTCCTTTAGTTGAGCTTCTAAGAGGtaggttgacttgggttgagcagAGGGTGGCGGTTAGAGCTTTGGGACATTTAGCTACATATGCCAGCACTTTTCCTACTGTGGCAAGTCATGGTGAAATTCTTGAGCTTTCCATCCAATTAGCGATGAGTTCGTTGGAAATAGTCTATTCACACTTTTACCAATATGTTGATAGAAGGCTAAGTTATCATTGTGATCTGCTTACACGTGGCATGGGTGGTGTTGAAATGGAGTCTAGGAAGGCTGAGGAATGGGCTAGCCAGTTGCAATGTTGGTCCCTTCAGCTCATTAATTGCTTCGCTTTTAAACCAGAATTTCTTCCTACCATATGCAAGCAAGAATTTCTAACAAAACTACCCGGCATGTGGGGTGGGCTTGTTAATGAAAATTCACCGGCTGGTATTGGCTTATTAAGAACAATTTGTCATCAAAAGCTTGGTAGGGGACCTGTTGCCAATTGCCCTGGAATTATCGAAGCATTGTGTAATATTGCCCGGTCTTCAGATGATTGGCAGTATATGGCTATTGATTGTCTTCTATGGTTGCTTCAAGATCCGAATACATGTCACAAG GTGATTGATAAAGTAGTGCCTGCATTAGTAGACCTTGCGGAGATTACAACTCTAGGTGATCATAAAAAGCTTGGTGATTCTATCGTCAATGTTCTTCAAGATTGCGTTGAGTCACAAGGATCAGGAAGAAGCTCAATTAGTAGTCGCACTAAAGAGCAGATAGAGGATCTATTAAGTTCGAAGCAGAGATTAAAATGGGAAAAGAATATGCCCAAGGAAGATCTACATATTAAGCAGGCTGCAGCACTGGTTGTCAAGCTTGAAGGAAATTCCCTGTTCTCGTCCGGAAATATTTCTGGTGCTGCATCAAAGTACTCAGAAGCATTGGCGCTGTGTCCAATGAGATCCAAGAAGGAGAGAGTTGTTCTCTATAGTAATCGTGCTCAATGTTATCTTTTGCTGCAACAGCCTTTGGCTGCCATAAGTGATGCTACCCGTGCATTATGTCTCCATAGACCTGTCAACCGTCATGCCAAAAGTCTTTGGAGGCGAGCACAAGCTTATGACATGCTAGGGTTAGCAAAAGAAAGTTTATTGGACGCAATTCTATTTATAAACGAGTGCTCCCAGTCAAATGATCCTGATCTCTCGCTGAGACAAAATAAAGTTCCGGATTATGCCGAGCGATTAGTTAAAAAGCAGATGCGTGCAGCTTGGTTATTTAGAGAGGCAGCTATTAAGCATGGCGGCGTTCATAATCAGGGCGATGGTGGTGATATATATGGCCCAGAGACTGATGACTCTGAGTGGGAGACAGCTAGTGAAAGTGATATGGGAAATGATGGAATTGGCGATGATGACGATGGTGATTGGAATAACGATGATGAAAGGAAAGATTAA
- the LOC131632142 gene encoding uncharacterized protein LOC131632142 isoform X1 has product MQKPTRNSRTCTTGILTWPENSSPTAFTGHRPHQPSRDIGDVLHGKKLTENEEHNLAKWKPSSGYSRVNEATGNGIFLPNAENTTSKVNAAKSKDSGIFSANAEDTTSEANGANSKDKTSIRVYQQAMDGISKILLNAEESISPEKPASLTGAAKQRELGGTSQNEPGTNSKKLMSSSKTKEIGGNDIFASPRETMPRSLAAAKSNAAGIRSNVPSEESVQKNSKKMHGQKYADLTGNNIFKGDVTPESAEKPLSMVAKLREMKGNDIFADGKAVNRDRLLGARRHAGGGSNIFSDGKAENRDRLLGARRHAGGGSDIFSDGKAENRDHILGARKPTGGASNIFSDGKAENRDRLLGARRHAGGGSNIFSDGIAENRDRILGARKPPGGTSSIVLD; this is encoded by the exons ATGCAGAAACCTACCAGAAACTCTCGCACCTGTACCACCGGTATCCTCACGTGGCCGGAAAACTCTTCACCGACCGCTTTCACCGGCCACCGTCCTCACCAG CCTTCACGTGACATCGGTGATGTTCTTCATGGCAAAAAACTCACCGAGAATGAAGAACATAATTTAGCCAAGTg GAAACCAAGTTCGGGGTATTCTAGAGTGAACGAGGCGACTGGAAATGGTATATTTTTGCCAAATGCTGAGAATACCACATCTAAAGTCAATGCTGCAAAGTCTAAAGACAGTGGTATATTTTCCGCAAATGCTGAGGATACCACATCAGAAGCCAATGGTGCCAACTCTAAAGACAAAACAAGCATTCGTGTATATCAG CAAGCAATGGATGGAATTAGTAAGATATTACTCAACGCTGAAGAAAGCATTTCTCCTGAGAAGCCAGCCTCTTTAACTGGGGCAGCAAAGCAGCGTGAACTTGGCGGAACATCTCAAAATGAACCGGGCACAAATAGCAAGAAACTGATGTCAAGTTCCAAGACCAAGGAGATCGGAGGAAATGATATATTTGCTTCTCCTCGTGAAACTATGCCCCGTTCATTGGCTGCTGCAAAATCTAAT GCTGCCGGTATCCGAAGTAATGTACCCAGTGAAGAATCAGttcagaagaactcaaagaaaatgcATGGCCAGAAGTATGCAGACCTGACAGGCAATAATATTTTCAAGGGAGATGTTACTCCAGAATCAGCGGAAAAACCTCTAAGCATGGTGGCTAAACTTAGAGAAATGAAAGGCAATGACATATTTGCTGACGGAAAGGCAGTAAACAGAGACCGTTTACTAGGTGCCCGGAGACACGCAGGTGGAGGAAGCAACATATTTTCTGATGGAAAAGCAGAAAACAGAGACCGCTTACTAGGTGCCCGCAGACACGCAGGTGGAGGAAGCGACATATTTTCTGATGGAAAAGCAGAAAACAGGGATCATATACTAGGTGCCCGCAAACCCACTGGTGGAGCAAGCAACATATTTTCTGACGGAAAGGCAGAAAACAGAGACCGTTTACTAGGTGCCCGCAGACACGCAGGTGGAGGAAGCAACATATTTTCTGATGGAATAGCAGAAAACAGAGACCGAATACTAGGTGCCCGCAAACCCCCTGGTGGAACAAGCAGCATTGTCCTGGATTAA
- the LOC131632143 gene encoding annexin D2-like, whose amino-acid sequence MTTLKIPSNVPHPSEDSEQLRGAFQGWGTNEGLIISILTHRNAAQRKAIRETYAQTHGEDLLKDLDKELSSDFEKAVLLWTLDPAERDAFLANNATKMLTSSNAIIMEIASTRSPLELLKAKQAYQARFKKSLEEDVAYHTSGDIRKLLVPLVGTFRYDGDEVNMTVAKSEAKLLHEKIADKAYNHEDLIRIVTTRSKAQLNATLNHYNNTFGNVIDKDLENDSGDEYLKLLRAAIKCLTYPEKYFEELLRLAINKTGTDEWALTRVVTTRAEVDLQRIAEEYQRRNSVPLDRAIDNDTSGDYQKILLALLGRED is encoded by the exons ATGACGACATTGAAGATCCCCTCAAACGTTCCTCATCCATCAGAAGACAGTGAACAATTGCGCGGTGCTTTTCAAG GATGGGGAACGAATGAAGGCTTGATAATATCTATCCTGACTCATAGAAATGCAGCCCAGCGTAAGGCAATTCGTGAAACTTATGCTCAAACACATGGAGAAGATCTTCTTAAAGATTTAGACAAAGAGCTTTCAAGTGATTTTGAG AAAGCTGTGCTGCTGTGGACCTTGGATCCTGCTGAGCGTGATGCCTTTTTAGCTAACAACGCAACTAAAATGCTGACTTCAAGCAACGCTATCATCATGGAAATTGCTTCCACGAGATCTCCACTCGAACTCCTTAAGGCAAAGCAAGCATACCAAGCCCGTTTCAAGAAGTCTCTTGAAGAAGATGTTGCCTATCATACTTCTGGTGACATCCGCAAG CTTTTGGTTCCTCTTGTTGGCACATTCCGTTATGACGGGGATGAGGTGAACATGACAGTGGCAAAATCTGAAGCTAAGTTGCTTCATGAGAAGATCGCTGATAAGGCCTACAATCATGAGGACCTGATCAGGATTGTAACAACAAGGAGTAAAGCGCAGTTAAATGCAACTTTGAATCACTATAACAATACTTTTGGCAATGTAATAGACAAG GATCTggaaaatgattctggagatgaATATCTGAAATTATTGAGGGCAGCAATTAAGTGCTTGACCTACCCTGAGAAATATTTTGAGGAACTCTTAAGGCTGGCTATAAACAAGACCGGAACTGATGAATGGGCACTAACTAGAGTGGTGACAACTAGAGCTGAGGTTGATTTGCAGCGAATTGCAGAGGAATACCAAAGAAGAAACAGTGTTCCTCTGGATCGTGCAATTGACAATGACACTTCTGGAGACTATCAAAAAATTCTCCTAGCGTTGTTGGGACGTGAGGACTAG